Proteins encoded by one window of Legionella donaldsonii:
- a CDS encoding AAA family ATPase codes for MLDPQIITYGTDHPEQLMDKFYQAGNEMLLTLRNFVINPEKRKKPRTWGAIEAAKMVKVSDPTFRKLLESSDDIPGVVIEDSENGRKVKKYTLAAINALRDKAETRYKRPKGSKCLTIAVSNLKGGVGKTETTVDLGKKIAIEGLKVLLLDFDAQGTATLISSGLIPDLELRYEDTITNVLISNPNNIKNVILKTHFDGLDIIPANLAIQDCDLILPNEKENNHERLGSPFIRLSESLKIIKNQYDVILIDCGPNLGLLTLNAIIACDGIIIPIPPSMNDYSSFIMYTATLRNMFKELPSKKLEYLRILISKHSGSNEALQMENMMREQFGRYILTNHMCETVEVAKAANEIGTIYDVSKPRGSREAYRRALQHLDDVNLEIINNFKEIWEKQSKASFVSGE; via the coding sequence ATGCTTGATCCTCAAATCATTACGTATGGTACAGATCATCCAGAACAGTTAATGGATAAGTTCTATCAAGCGGGTAACGAAATGTTACTGACATTAAGAAATTTTGTAATTAATCCCGAAAAAAGAAAAAAACCAAGAACTTGGGGAGCAATTGAAGCCGCAAAAATGGTAAAGGTTTCTGATCCTACATTCAGAAAATTATTAGAATCTTCAGATGATATACCAGGCGTAGTAATCGAAGACTCTGAAAATGGCAGAAAGGTAAAAAAATATACATTGGCTGCCATTAATGCGCTTAGAGATAAGGCAGAAACTCGATACAAAAGACCAAAGGGTTCGAAATGCTTAACCATAGCTGTTTCTAATTTAAAAGGCGGGGTTGGGAAAACTGAAACTACAGTAGATTTAGGAAAAAAGATTGCTATCGAAGGTTTAAAGGTTCTTCTGTTAGATTTCGATGCGCAAGGAACAGCAACTTTAATTAGTTCAGGATTAATCCCAGATTTGGAACTTCGTTACGAAGACACAATAACCAATGTGTTAATCTCAAATCCTAACAACATCAAAAATGTAATACTAAAAACGCATTTTGATGGTCTGGATATCATTCCTGCTAATTTGGCTATACAAGATTGTGATCTGATTTTACCTAACGAAAAAGAAAACAACCATGAGCGCTTAGGTTCTCCTTTTATTCGCTTATCAGAGTCATTAAAGATTATTAAAAATCAATATGATGTTATTTTAATCGATTGCGGCCCTAATCTTGGTTTGTTAACGCTCAACGCAATCATTGCCTGCGATGGAATCATTATTCCTATTCCTCCAAGTATGAACGATTATTCAAGTTTTATTATGTACACGGCTACCTTACGAAATATGTTTAAAGAATTACCTTCCAAAAAATTGGAGTATTTGCGAATACTTATTTCTAAACACAGCGGAAGTAACGAAGCATTACAGATGGAAAATATGATGCGAGAGCAGTTTGGTAGATATATTCTCACAAATCATATGTGCGAAACCGTTGAAGTGGCAAAAGCAGCTAATGAAATTGGAACCATTTATGATGTTTCAAAACCGCGTGGCAGCCGTGAAGCTTACCGCAGAGCTTTGCAACATTTAGATGATGTGAACCTCGAAATTATTAATAACTTTAAAGAAATCTGGGAAAAGCAATCTAAAGCATCCTTTGTAAGTGGAGAGTGA
- a CDS encoding regulatory protein RecX yields the protein MNTLIDAAIKYLSNHYCSEKELIRQLERDFSHVPELDAQIHATIARLRELHLINDNRLAESLSARYIHKGNRFIQQILKQKGVKEEVIEQVLEHIEQEEVRALDEARKKLRGFKNEADEAINTKLARFLSGRGFSHATIKTVLKQLSEEQTT from the coding sequence ATGAATACACTCATCGATGCAGCAATAAAATATCTTTCCAATCATTATTGCAGTGAAAAAGAACTCATAAGGCAATTGGAGAGGGATTTTTCGCATGTGCCCGAGTTAGATGCTCAGATTCATGCAACCATAGCTCGCCTTCGGGAATTACATTTAATTAATGATAATCGTTTGGCTGAATCATTAAGTGCCCGTTATATCCATAAAGGGAACCGTTTTATTCAACAAATATTAAAACAAAAGGGCGTTAAAGAAGAAGTGATTGAGCAAGTCTTAGAACATATTGAACAGGAAGAAGTTCGCGCTCTGGATGAAGCTCGGAAAAAATTGCGTGGGTTTAAAAATGAGGCCGATGAGGCGATAAACACAAAATTGGCTCGTTTCTTAAGTGGCCGAGGTTTTTCCCATGCTACGATAAAAACCGTACTTAAACAGTTAAGTGAAGAACAGACCACTTAA
- a CDS encoding DUF2000 domain-containing protein yields MVFKNKLVAVLNKRIEPGKVMNALAHMCIGLGAVIGEEELRLTDYRDADGGSHPYISEIPFIILCENSNKIRTLRQNALAKNVLFNDFTDTMTVGTWQEQIERTAQVKESDLIYYGIVLFGDWDVVTELTRKCSLWR; encoded by the coding sequence ATGGTTTTTAAAAACAAACTGGTCGCGGTGCTTAATAAGCGTATTGAGCCAGGAAAAGTGATGAATGCGCTTGCTCATATGTGTATTGGTTTAGGCGCTGTGATTGGTGAAGAAGAATTGCGTTTAACCGATTATCGAGATGCAGATGGAGGTTCTCACCCTTATATTTCAGAAATACCCTTTATCATTCTTTGTGAGAACTCCAACAAAATTAGAACATTACGCCAGAATGCCTTAGCAAAAAATGTTCTTTTTAATGATTTTACCGATACGATGACTGTGGGTACCTGGCAAGAGCAAATTGAAAGAACGGCACAGGTTAAAGAGAGTGATCTGATTTACTATGGCATTGTTTTGTTTGGGGATTGGGACGTAGTGACAGAGCTCACTAGGAAATGTTCTTTGTGGCGATGA
- a CDS encoding ATP-binding protein, with product MMRPLRIFISSVQQEFKEDRLELCRWLKNDPLMRRFFDPFLFEELPAHDRRADQVYLEQVRACDIYIGLFGNDYGFENAEGVSPTEEEYNLASEEHKTRLIFIKGNEESKRHPKMKTLITRVGTELIRRRYQSISELISGVYAALIHDLEERKLIRNSPFDAAPCRGATLLDLDEEGITTFLRRAKRGRGFPLSVEATSFELLSHLNLLDDDKPTHAAMLLFGKQPQRFVMSSEVKCAHFHGTEVAKPIPSYQVYKGTLFSLVDQAIDFVMSKINLWVGTREGGAEVPVAYEIPQEVVAEAIVNAVAHRDYDSNGSVQVMLFADRLEIWNPGGLPPSLTLEKLRHPHGSVPRNPLLAEPLYLTKYIERMGTGTGDMIRRCREVGLLEPEFSISDGFKTTIWRKSSSSTTGQVTGQVTGQVTGQVDPWIERVLRACELKGELKSIELQEVAGIRHRETFQRNYLDQLLRDELIERTIPNKPKSRLQKYRLSQKGKILLEELSKNKK from the coding sequence ATGATGAGACCATTGCGTATTTTTATCAGTAGCGTACAACAAGAATTTAAAGAAGATCGTCTAGAGTTATGCCGCTGGTTGAAAAATGATCCCTTAATGCGTCGTTTTTTTGATCCATTTTTATTCGAAGAATTGCCTGCCCATGATAGAAGAGCAGATCAAGTTTATCTGGAACAAGTACGTGCCTGTGATATTTATATTGGTCTTTTTGGCAATGATTATGGCTTTGAGAATGCAGAAGGTGTTTCCCCTACTGAGGAAGAATACAACCTAGCTTCCGAGGAACACAAGACCCGATTAATTTTCATAAAAGGAAATGAAGAAAGTAAACGCCACCCTAAAATGAAAACCCTTATTACTCGTGTAGGAACTGAATTAATTAGAAGGCGTTATCAATCTATCTCCGAGCTTATCTCGGGTGTTTATGCTGCCTTAATACATGATTTAGAGGAACGAAAATTAATTAGAAATAGCCCTTTTGATGCCGCCCCATGCAGAGGAGCAACATTATTAGACTTGGATGAAGAGGGAATAACAACTTTTTTACGCCGAGCAAAACGCGGACGCGGATTTCCATTGTCTGTCGAGGCGACTTCTTTTGAATTATTGTCCCATTTGAACTTGCTGGATGACGATAAGCCTACACATGCAGCAATGTTACTTTTTGGAAAACAACCACAACGGTTTGTTATGTCATCCGAGGTAAAATGTGCTCATTTTCATGGTACAGAAGTAGCTAAACCCATTCCCTCATATCAAGTATATAAAGGCACCTTATTTTCACTGGTCGATCAAGCGATTGATTTTGTAATGTCCAAAATTAATCTTTGGGTGGGAACCAGAGAGGGAGGGGCCGAAGTACCTGTTGCCTATGAAATTCCGCAGGAAGTTGTGGCAGAAGCGATTGTCAATGCCGTTGCTCATCGTGACTACGATAGTAATGGAAGTGTGCAAGTTATGCTGTTTGCAGATCGATTGGAAATTTGGAATCCAGGTGGACTTCCTCCATCATTAACCTTAGAAAAATTACGTCATCCACATGGTTCTGTACCAAGGAACCCTTTACTTGCTGAACCTTTGTATTTAACGAAATATATCGAGCGCATGGGAACTGGTACAGGCGATATGATTCGCCGCTGCCGTGAGGTTGGACTGCTAGAGCCTGAATTTTCTATATCTGACGGATTCAAGACAACCATTTGGCGTAAATCATCATCATCGACGACCGGACAAGTTACCGGACAAGTTACCGGACAAGTTACCGGACAAGTCGATCCATGGATTGAGCGGGTACTCAGAGCATGCGAATTAAAAGGAGAGCTGAAAAGTATAGAACTGCAAGAGGTTGCTGGGATCAGGCATCGTGAGACTTTTCAACGCAATTATCTTGATCAATTGCTCAGGGATGAGTTAATCGAGCGTACTATCCCAAATAAGCCTAAAAGTAGATTGCAAAAATATCGCTTGTCCCAAAAGGGAAAAATTTTATTAGAAGAGTTATCTAAAAATAAAAAATAG
- a CDS encoding phosphotransferase enzyme family protein: MIWETTLKKITDETANRAANRWVKNPTHLKLINNQINCVYRFESKNQGFYLRMTHEKIRKARELLSAIDFQKHLFLCGTPICEPVASQEGNDVETVHQEDLEFFVHVCREVPGQIMHFDYSDKKAYLTWGRALALLHQASQSYVASEHHFLTWEDLWRETGDYARQEEALIQDLYQTITTRFKTFSINSASFGLTHGDHRPGNVLYDGRQVHLIDFDEPVYHWYLADIAKPFLDLCNKPWPLWKPLFEWFIEGYRQIRPLSSDELKEMNHFSQMKSLDIYLWCKYNWFEETAPGGKPREEWLHDLKTMALTPLFYVP; encoded by the coding sequence ATGATTTGGGAGACCACATTAAAAAAAATTACGGATGAAACGGCGAATCGCGCTGCTAATAGGTGGGTAAAAAATCCTACCCATCTTAAGCTTATCAATAATCAAATTAACTGTGTTTATCGATTTGAATCTAAGAACCAAGGCTTTTACCTTCGCATGACCCATGAAAAAATACGAAAAGCTCGTGAACTTTTGAGTGCCATTGATTTTCAGAAGCACTTATTTTTGTGTGGTACGCCTATTTGTGAGCCGGTTGCATCCCAAGAAGGAAATGATGTTGAAACGGTACACCAAGAAGATTTGGAATTTTTTGTTCATGTTTGCCGTGAAGTGCCGGGGCAAATCATGCATTTTGATTATTCAGATAAAAAAGCTTATCTAACATGGGGAAGGGCTCTAGCGCTATTGCATCAAGCCTCGCAAAGTTATGTTGCATCAGAGCATCATTTTTTAACTTGGGAAGATTTGTGGCGTGAGACTGGGGATTATGCGCGTCAAGAAGAGGCTCTGATCCAGGATTTATATCAAACCATCACGACTCGCTTCAAAACTTTTTCAATCAACTCAGCTAGTTTTGGCCTAACTCATGGAGACCATCGTCCTGGGAATGTGCTTTATGATGGGAGACAAGTTCATCTGATTGATTTTGATGAGCCAGTTTATCATTGGTATCTTGCCGATATTGCCAAACCTTTTTTGGACTTATGCAATAAGCCATGGCCTCTATGGAAACCACTGTTTGAATGGTTTATAGAGGGGTATAGGCAAATCCGGCCATTGAGTTCAGACGAATTAAAAGAAATGAATCATTTTTCGCAAATGAAAAGCTTGGATATCTACCTTTGGTGTAAATACAACTGGTTTGAAGAAACAGCGCCAGGAGGAAAGCCACGGGAGGAGTGGCTTCATGACTTAAAAACTATGGCATTAACGCCTTTGTTTTATGTACCATAA
- a CDS encoding ParB/RepB/Spo0J family partition protein produces the protein MDNSKRNVHNSGPLGMLMKSGQVKKIEAADEEVVLKQAAPKTPSYFKTQAGIEFAEQELIYVNPEECEPWKYANRQESELGDIDGLIDSIKSNKQLQPALVRNHPNPHGKIKYEVIFGRRRHIACMRLGIPFLVIRKDIPNVQDAIASQDAENKLRNDVSNYSNAMLYRRLLSDNVFKTEKELSEKLRISYSTFNELMAYSKIPEDIVRAIPDIHALSKQLAVKIVQLINKSKDNYNKMLSIANQLGRTITSQAKLEKIFEEKTLQHKAESKSSSNAKSYTSENGKKLFTFKSDYRGLPSIVLNKDIASFVNVEDMCKHVSNYLEQIIAESEYSD, from the coding sequence ATGGATAATAGTAAGCGAAACGTTCATAATTCTGGCCCATTAGGCATGCTAATGAAAAGTGGACAAGTAAAAAAAATAGAAGCTGCTGATGAGGAAGTTGTTTTAAAACAAGCGGCCCCTAAAACTCCATCTTATTTTAAAACTCAGGCTGGGATTGAATTTGCTGAGCAGGAATTAATTTATGTAAACCCAGAAGAATGCGAACCATGGAAATACGCTAACCGCCAAGAAAGCGAGTTAGGTGATATTGATGGACTAATTGATTCTATTAAATCAAACAAACAATTACAGCCTGCTTTAGTGAGAAATCATCCTAATCCTCATGGGAAAATAAAGTATGAAGTAATTTTTGGTCGAAGAAGGCATATTGCTTGTATGCGGCTTGGGATCCCTTTTCTTGTAATTAGAAAAGATATTCCCAATGTACAAGATGCGATTGCATCTCAAGATGCTGAGAACAAATTACGAAATGATGTTAGTAATTATTCCAATGCGATGCTTTATAGACGATTGTTGTCAGATAATGTATTTAAAACCGAAAAAGAACTTTCGGAAAAATTACGTATTTCCTATTCCACATTTAATGAATTAATGGCTTATTCAAAAATTCCAGAGGATATTGTGCGTGCTATTCCAGATATACACGCCCTCTCTAAACAGCTTGCTGTAAAGATTGTTCAATTAATTAATAAGTCTAAAGACAACTATAACAAGATGCTTTCTATTGCTAATCAGTTAGGTAGAACAATCACTTCACAGGCTAAATTAGAGAAGATATTTGAAGAGAAGACATTACAACACAAAGCTGAATCTAAAAGTTCAAGTAATGCCAAGTCTTACACCTCTGAAAATGGAAAAAAACTATTTACCTTCAAGTCAGATTATAGAGGGCTTCCATCGATTGTACTAAACAAAGATATTGCTAGTTTTGTGAATGTGGAAGATATGTGTAAGCACGTTTCTAATTATTTAGAACAAATTATTGCAGAATCCGAGTACTCGGATTGA
- a CDS encoding helix-turn-helix domain-containing protein → MQEISKRIAKTIKSLRQERGWSLDKTALKTGVSKAMLGQIEREESSPTISTLWKIASGFQASFSSFIEDSLDNSTNPIYRAGHAETLHPDDEKIRVLPLFPFDEQLHFELFVIELLPECEHLSPPHKHGVIEHVIVVDGTIELLLGGCWKTLSKEEGLRFNANQPHGYRNPTNELSRIHDIIHYPLQYKSP, encoded by the coding sequence ATGCAAGAAATTTCAAAACGTATTGCAAAAACAATAAAATCATTAAGACAAGAACGAGGTTGGAGTTTAGACAAAACAGCGCTTAAAACCGGTGTTTCTAAAGCGATGCTTGGGCAAATTGAACGAGAAGAATCAAGCCCAACGATTTCTACCTTATGGAAAATAGCGAGCGGTTTTCAAGCCTCCTTTTCATCGTTTATTGAAGACAGTTTGGATAATTCAACCAATCCTATTTATAGGGCAGGACATGCTGAAACTTTACATCCAGATGATGAAAAAATACGAGTACTTCCCTTGTTTCCTTTTGATGAACAACTCCATTTTGAGTTGTTTGTTATTGAGTTATTGCCCGAATGTGAACATCTTTCACCTCCACATAAACATGGAGTCATTGAGCATGTCATTGTTGTGGATGGAACGATTGAGCTTTTGTTAGGCGGGTGCTGGAAAACGCTTTCTAAAGAAGAAGGGCTTCGTTTTAATGCCAATCAACCGCATGGCTACCGAAATCCAACCAATGAACTATCGCGCATCCATGATATTATTCATTACCCACTCCAATATAAATCGCCTTAA
- a CDS encoding tyrosine-type recombinase/integrase has translation MPKEGKARVLSETEFKRLLIVAKDGQFAIRNVALIFCSFGLGLRVKEIASLTIADVADYNYQLLEEICLKRSMTKGEKQRYAYLANEKIRKALQAHLDTLKHVALEKPFFQTQRKSRFTPNSLQKWFKSLYDKAGIIGASSHSGRRTFITRLIEQGADIKAVSRLAGHANIVTTAIYVEDNPDRLKRIANMAIF, from the coding sequence ATGCCAAAAGAAGGAAAAGCCAGGGTCTTAAGTGAGACGGAGTTTAAGCGACTGCTTATTGTTGCCAAAGATGGGCAGTTTGCTATTAGAAATGTAGCACTTATTTTTTGCTCTTTTGGACTTGGACTTCGAGTGAAAGAAATTGCCTCTCTCACTATTGCAGATGTAGCCGATTACAACTATCAATTACTTGAAGAGATTTGTTTGAAGCGCTCAATGACCAAAGGTGAAAAACAGCGTTATGCTTATCTTGCCAATGAAAAAATCCGCAAAGCACTCCAAGCACATCTGGATACTCTAAAACATGTTGCACTAGAAAAACCCTTTTTTCAGACCCAACGTAAAAGTCGCTTTACGCCTAATAGTTTGCAAAAATGGTTCAAGTCACTCTATGATAAGGCAGGAATCATTGGGGCAAGCTCCCATTCTGGTCGACGTACTTTCATTACCCGACTAATTGAGCAAGGCGCTGATATAAAAGCAGTCTCTCGTCTTGCAGGTCATGCCAACATTGTTACTACCGCAATTTATGTTGAAGATAACCCGGATCGCCTGAAACGCATTGCTAATATGGCTATTTTCTAA
- a CDS encoding YbaK/EbsC family protein, producing the protein MNKGKNLSKSAQIIQDFLSQKGLSCEVKELDSSTRTAKDAADTLGCGVAQIVKSLLFCTEKTNKPVLVLASGVNRVNESLIGNLINESIGKADADFTREITGFAIGGVPPVGHKNVINTVLIDEDLLCHEVLWAAAGTPNAVFSLSPEALKQLTNGIVVKIRE; encoded by the coding sequence ATGAATAAAGGTAAAAATTTAAGTAAAAGCGCCCAAATCATACAGGATTTTTTATCTCAAAAGGGTCTATCGTGTGAGGTCAAGGAACTTGATTCGAGCACACGCACTGCAAAAGATGCTGCTGATACTTTGGGTTGTGGTGTTGCTCAAATTGTGAAGTCACTATTATTTTGCACTGAAAAAACCAACAAGCCGGTATTGGTATTAGCAAGTGGTGTTAATCGTGTGAATGAGAGCCTGATTGGGAATCTCATCAATGAATCTATTGGGAAGGCTGATGCAGATTTTACACGAGAAATAACTGGTTTTGCGATTGGTGGGGTCCCTCCAGTTGGCCACAAAAATGTTATTAATACGGTTCTTATCGATGAAGATTTGTTATGCCATGAAGTCCTCTGGGCCGCAGCAGGAACGCCCAACGCAGTATTTTCATTATCTCCAGAAGCACTTAAGCAGCTAACAAATGGGATAGTGGTAAAGATTAGAGAGTAA
- a CDS encoding DNA topology modulation protein, translating into MINLQRIMIIGRPGSGKSTFSVKLQKSLNIPLFHLDKYFFIADWVPREYEDFLSLQKELVAKPCWIIDGNSSKSFEIRYREADMCLYFNLPKWLCYWLVFKRLFYKASEIDDRAAGCNETVRWSLLSYMWNYEQRINPLLNVLKNQYPKVKFIELRSPYDVAHLMRVLTHKEEYSIVTGF; encoded by the coding sequence ATGATAAACTTACAACGCATCATGATTATTGGTCGACCAGGAAGTGGTAAGTCCACTTTTTCTGTTAAGTTGCAAAAGAGTCTAAATATTCCCTTGTTCCATTTAGACAAATATTTTTTTATTGCCGATTGGGTGCCACGAGAATATGAGGATTTTTTGTCACTCCAAAAAGAATTAGTTGCTAAGCCTTGCTGGATTATTGATGGTAATTCCAGTAAATCATTCGAGATACGTTATCGCGAAGCCGACATGTGTTTGTACTTTAATTTACCCAAGTGGCTATGTTATTGGCTGGTATTTAAGCGCTTGTTTTATAAGGCTTCAGAAATTGATGATAGAGCCGCTGGTTGCAATGAAACGGTACGATGGTCGCTATTAAGTTATATGTGGAACTATGAACAACGGATTAACCCTTTATTAAACGTCTTAAAGAACCAATATCCAAAAGTGAAATTCATTGAGCTCCGTAGTCCATATGATGTGGCGCACTTGATGCGTGTGCTTACACATAAAGAAGAGTACAGTATTGTGACAGGATTTTAA
- a CDS encoding GNAT family N-acetyltransferase: MTILETPRLILRTWREADLDPMSLIDQDKKVCQFLPGIGNRSATKAGIERIIAHYKKKGFSLYAVELKNTGEMIGFLGLMTPSFEAHFTPAVEIGWRLSSTHWNQGYATEGAKAVLHYAFTSLNLPEVVSFTAVNNLASRRVMEKIGLQHNTKDDFDHPKLEHNSPLRRHVLYRLSRASYLNNKSVQE, from the coding sequence ATGACTATTCTTGAAACTCCCCGTCTGATTTTACGTACATGGAGAGAAGCGGATCTTGATCCTATGTCACTTATTGATCAAGATAAAAAGGTATGCCAATTTTTACCAGGAATAGGGAACAGGAGTGCTACAAAAGCAGGCATTGAGCGGATTATCGCACATTATAAAAAGAAGGGATTTTCTTTGTATGCTGTTGAACTAAAAAATACTGGGGAAATGATAGGATTTTTAGGATTAATGACACCTTCTTTTGAAGCGCACTTTACCCCTGCTGTTGAAATTGGCTGGAGACTTTCCTCAACCCATTGGAATCAGGGTTATGCTACGGAGGGAGCAAAAGCGGTTTTGCATTATGCATTTACCTCTTTAAATCTTCCCGAAGTAGTTTCATTTACAGCAGTGAATAATCTAGCTTCAAGACGTGTTATGGAAAAAATTGGTTTACAACACAATACAAAGGATGATTTTGATCATCCCAAATTGGAGCACAATAGTCCATTGAGACGACATGTGCTTTATCGATTATCCAGAGCTAGTTATCTGAACAACAAGAGTGTCCAAGAATGA
- a CDS encoding GNAT family N-acetyltransferase, producing MMPTNVIILLMGIAGTGKKTIGEAITTLAPQFRLAHHHAWIDPVLKLLGNDAQVFWSLDDKGWAALNKVRDVIFDTMTKVCSKETSFVITYELLANNSWHQEFFNQVQTVAQKREAVFVPVRLICNDAELVKRLTSSDRKGYFKTQDEALITKRLFEEDVYFSKELYEMTLDVSCLSAEESARRILDWTSLVYGSKNQSLEFKPLGQKDLNLMTQWFAEPTVKQGYARNQPFSLEDISAKYAPRIEGMDPVPSFIIYLNQKPIGFIQYYCLTDHLPEGISGNNASLFDEATPEQLAGLDLFIAEPLCRGVGLGRQIIRRFIAEQLYRFKAVVVDPQIGNEQAIACYQKSGFLPTQYSEDANYLLMINMLSYRGSYDYS from the coding sequence ATGATGCCGACGAATGTGATAATACTCTTGATGGGTATTGCAGGTACTGGTAAAAAAACTATAGGCGAGGCAATTACAACACTGGCTCCTCAGTTTCGATTAGCGCATCACCATGCTTGGATCGATCCGGTTCTAAAACTTCTAGGGAACGACGCTCAAGTATTTTGGTCTCTTGATGATAAAGGATGGGCAGCGCTTAACAAGGTCCGAGATGTGATTTTTGATACGATGACTAAGGTTTGTTCTAAAGAAACGAGCTTTGTTATTACCTATGAGCTTTTAGCGAATAACTCTTGGCATCAGGAATTTTTTAATCAAGTACAAACCGTTGCTCAAAAACGGGAAGCCGTGTTTGTTCCTGTACGATTGATTTGTAATGATGCAGAGCTTGTTAAACGTTTAACAAGTTCAGATCGAAAAGGCTATTTTAAAACACAGGATGAGGCACTCATTACAAAAAGACTGTTTGAAGAAGACGTTTATTTTAGCAAAGAGCTGTATGAAATGACTCTAGATGTGAGCTGTCTTTCCGCAGAGGAGTCAGCGCGTCGTATTTTGGATTGGACTTCCTTAGTTTATGGGAGTAAAAATCAGAGTCTTGAATTTAAACCATTGGGTCAAAAAGATTTGAACTTAATGACCCAATGGTTTGCAGAGCCTACAGTGAAACAAGGGTACGCACGAAATCAACCGTTTTCTTTGGAAGATATTAGTGCAAAGTACGCACCTCGCATTGAAGGCATGGATCCAGTCCCGAGTTTTATTATTTATTTGAATCAAAAACCAATTGGTTTTATTCAATATTACTGTCTGACCGATCATTTACCCGAAGGAATTTCAGGAAATAATGCTTCCTTGTTTGACGAGGCAACACCTGAACAATTAGCTGGTCTCGACCTTTTTATTGCAGAGCCATTGTGTCGTGGAGTAGGGTTGGGCAGACAAATTATAAGGCGTTTTATTGCCGAACAACTCTACAGATTTAAAGCTGTTGTGGTTGATCCACAAATTGGAAACGAGCAAGCCATTGCGTGCTATCAAAAATCCGGGTTTCTTCCCACGCAATACAGTGAAGACGCTAATTATTTACTCATGATAAATATGCTTTCTTATAGAGGATCCTATGACTATTCTTGA
- a CDS encoding ParB/RepB/Spo0J family partition protein, translated as MSNLELKGLKLLRALDNSFQDGESIPSESITHLAVELLNSGKYQPRKQFDESILDELANSIKAQGIIQPLIVRKIAEECYEIIAGERRWRAAKKAGLTYVPVIIRNIDDNVALAFSLIENIQRENLNPIEEALALNRFREEFEMTHEDIAQMIGRSRVSITNTLRLLSLDSRVIEMLNEGKIDMGHARSLLKLSSEQQYQVACTVIEKQLNVRDTEALANRLKSSGNEGREKTFSLATPHDKCEEWSTYLSQQFTTNVSVKVNTEGKGKVIIEVNSASEVDWLIKLMSGRG; from the coding sequence GTGTCAAATTTAGAATTGAAGGGATTGAAGTTGCTTCGAGCCTTAGACAATTCATTCCAGGATGGAGAATCTATACCCAGCGAATCGATAACTCATTTAGCTGTTGAGTTATTAAATTCTGGAAAATATCAGCCTAGGAAACAATTTGATGAATCTATCTTAGACGAGCTCGCAAACTCCATAAAAGCCCAAGGGATTATCCAGCCACTTATTGTTAGAAAGATTGCAGAAGAATGTTATGAGATTATTGCTGGTGAGAGACGTTGGCGAGCAGCAAAAAAAGCAGGATTAACTTATGTGCCGGTTATTATTAGAAATATTGATGATAATGTTGCTCTCGCATTTTCACTGATTGAAAATATTCAACGTGAAAATCTTAATCCGATTGAAGAGGCGTTAGCATTAAACCGTTTTCGCGAAGAGTTTGAAATGACTCATGAGGACATAGCACAAATGATAGGGCGCTCTAGAGTTTCGATTACTAATACGCTTCGCTTACTATCCTTGGATTCTAGAGTAATAGAGATGTTAAACGAGGGTAAGATTGATATGGGGCATGCCCGATCACTTTTGAAACTTTCGTCAGAACAGCAATATCAGGTTGCATGCACCGTCATTGAGAAACAGCTGAATGTGCGTGACACGGAGGCATTAGCAAATCGATTGAAGTCATCAGGGAATGAGGGACGTGAGAAGACTTTTTCTTTAGCTACACCACATGACAAGTGTGAGGAGTGGAGTACCTATCTATCTCAACAATTTACAACAAATGTTTCTGTAAAAGTAAATACTGAGGGTAAGGGAAAAGTGATTATCGAAGTGAATTCCGCTAGCGAGGTTGATTGGTTGATCAAGCTAATGAGCGGAAGAGGATAG